GGATCGCGCTTAGGCAGTAGTCGGTATTGCCGACTCGTTTTGTAAAAATTTTATTGCCAAATCCTATACTAAAAGTATTTACGGCAATACCTACCGAACGAGCAGCCAAAAAGTGTCCAAGCTCATGAAAAAATATCAAAAAGCTAATGGCAAAAACCGTAACTAAAAAATAAAACGAATAAGCCCAAAGTCCTAAAAGAAGTAGGACTAGAGTAAAAATAAGACCTTTCAAAAGTCTCCTTTGATTAAATTAATGCTTTTGTGCTCTAACATAAACGGCTATATACTCATATCCGGAATACATCGTAAGTGCCACAGCCACCCAAAGCAAAATTTCAGCTCCCCACCATTGCATGGTAAGCCAGCCTATAGCTATCATCTGAAAGACCGTTTTAACCTTGCCGGCCATTGACGCGGCAACATTTAGCCCTTCGCTTGCTATCACCACCCTAAAGCCTGTTATAAAAAATTCTCTTATAAGGATAAGGTATATCGCCCATGGGTTTGCTCTGCCCAACATCATAAGTCCTATAAAGGCAGCCAGGGTTAGCATCTTATCCGCAAGCGGGTCAAGTATGGCACCTAGCTTTGTTTTTTGATCCCATGCTCTAGCTATATAGCCGTCAAAAAAGTCTGTAACGGAAGCGATAACAAAAACAAATCCGGCGAAAAAATTTATCCAGCTAATATGAATGTTTGGTAGCTGAGACGGTGCGTTTACAAGCAAGTAAAACATTACCGGAGCGAGGGCTATGCGAAAGATAGCAAGAGCGTTTGGCAGGTTTAGGCTCATTAAAGCTTTCCTTTTTTGTATTTTGGTTAAAATTTTAAGTGCTTTAGATTAAGCCAAAGCACTTAAAATATATTATTTAAATGTTGTTCCACCATCTATGATAAATGTATGTCCTGTTACCCAACTAGCCTTAGAAGAGCAAAGAAATTTACATGCTCCTGCTAGATCGTCAGGCTGTCCCATGCGATTTAGTGGGCTAAGCTTTGCTGTAAAGTCGCGCACTTCCTCATAGTTTGTAAAAGCCCTTAAAGCGTCTGTTTCTATCGGACCGCCGCTTACTACGTTTACGCGGATATTTTTCTCTCCTAGCTCAGTCGCAGCATATCTAGCCATGGCCTCTACGGCAGCTTTTGCTGTGCCGTGACCCGAATAGTTTTCTATATAAACTAAATTTCCGGTTGAGCTTAATGAGATAATAGCGCCTCCGCCAACTTTTTCCATTCTTTTGGCAGCCTCTTGTGTCCCTACTACAAATGCATTTACGGTTGCTGTAAAGATATTGTTTATGCCGCGAGGCTTTAGCTTCATAAATTTAGTATATCCACCCGCGACCGCGCGACCTGAGATAATTGCGTTTGAGATAAAAAAGTCTACTCTATCAAAGTCTTCATCTATCTTTAAAAATAGATCTTTGTATTTTTCAGGTTCAAGTATATTTAGCGGATATGCACGAGCTTTTATACCATACTCTTTTTCAAGCTCTTTTGCTTGCTCGTTTGCCAACTCTTCGTTTGAGTTAAATGTAAAAGCGATATTGCAACCTGCTTTTGCAAACTCGATCACTATCGCACGACCTATGCCTCTCGTGCCTCCACTGACGACTAAAGTCTTACCTTGAAATTCATTGGTTATGTCCATTAAAATCCTTTTATGTTGTATTTTTTCATTGTTTGTTCAATAAGTTTTAGGTTGTCGTTACTTGGATTGCAAAGTGGCAGACGATACTCTAATGTCGGTGTGAGACCCGCGATAAACATTGCCGCTTTTATAGGTATCGGGTTGCTCTCGCAAAATAAAACTTTGTTTATATCGTAAAGATTATCATTTATAGCTTTTGCTTCTTTAAATTTTTCTTGCAATGCAAAATGTGTAAGATCGGCTATCTCATTTGGAAGTAAATTCGCCGTTACCGAGATCACGCCTTTGCCACCGTTTGAAAGGATTGGATAGTTTATGGCGTCCTCTCCGCTTATAACTAAGATATTTGGCTCGTGAGCTAAGATATCAACACATCTGTCTATGCTTCCGGTTGCCTCTTTTATGCCGATAACATTTTTGCAATCCCTAAAAATTCTAATCGCTGTTTTTGGTAAGATATCTGAGCCTGTACGACCCGGAACGTTATATAAAATGACCGGAATTTCAACGCTTTGAGCTAGGGCTTTGTAGTGTAGATAAAGTCCTTCTTGGGTTGGTTTATTATAATACGGAGCAACTGAAAGTATGCCGTCCGCGCCGTGACTTTGAGCAAATTGTGCTATATCGATAGCTTCATGAGTTGCGTTACTTCCGGCGCCTGCTAGTACTTTAACATTTGTGCCTTTGCACGCATTTACGGCTATTTCTATGCAAACGCGGTGCTCATCATGCGTTAGCGTGGCACTCTCGCCGGTTGTGCCTACTGGAACAACAACGTCTATGCCGTTTTTTATCTGTCTTTTTATCAGTTTTTCATAGGTTTCTTCGTCTAGTTTACCGTTGCGAAAAGGCGTTATAAGGGCGGTCATACCACCTTGTAAAATTTCGCTCATTGCTCTTCCTTTTTTAAGATTATCGTTGTTGATTTTTTATCGACAAAGTATTTTTGCGCCGTTTGTTTAAGCATATTTGCATCGATATTTTCTATATTTTCTTCAAATTTATAAAGAGGGCTTATGTCGCCTCTTGCAAGATAACTTCCATATAAATTTGCAACTCTTGCCGAGCTATCAAACGAATAAACAAAGTCGCTTTTGATTAAATTTTTAACCCTTAAGACATCATCATCGCTTACTAAATTTTCTTTGAGATCGTTTATTAGCTCTTTGATCTTAATTTCGACATCCTCGGCCCTTACATCAGGGTTGCAGATGGCTAAAAATATAAATAAATTTTCATCTATACTGTCAAGATTGTATGCGTAAATTTGATTTACAAGCTGAAGTTCATCAACTAAAACACGCTGAAGTATAGAGCTCTTGCCGTTGCTTAGGTATTCGCTTAGTGCGTTTAATCCGATTTGATCATCGTGGTTAAACGGAGGAATTTTATAAGCAATTGCGAGCATTTGTGTTTGTGTATCTTTATAGACAATAGCACGCTTAGCACCGTCTTGTTCAGGCTCTACGCAGTGTAGTTTTGGAATTTTGTTTTTATTTTTTATATGTTCGAATTTCTCTTTTGCAAGCCTAAACGCCTCTTTTTTGCCGATATCACCGACTATTAGCAAGATTGCGTTTTGTGGCTGATAGTATGTTTCGTGAAATTCTTTAATATCTTTTATGTTCCAGTTTTGTATATCCTTTATAAAACCGATAGGCGTCCAGTGATATGGATGATAGATAAAGGCGTTATTAAACAGTCTAAAGTAAAGATAGCCTATAGGATTGTTGTCTGTTCTCCATCTGCGCTCCTCATGGACGACATCTCTTTCAGGCTGAAACTCTTTGTCTTTTAGGCTTAAATTTGACATAAGTTCTGCAAAAAGTTCTAGGGATTTTTCTAAATTTGAATTTGAACATTTGATAAAATAATGCGTATAGTCAAAGCCCGTGCTAGCGTTGTTTGAACCGCCAAAACCTTTAACTATCTCGTCAAATTCTCCGGTTTTTAAATTTTTGGTTGATTTGAAATTTAGATGCTCAAGCATGTGTGCGATACCACTTTTACCCATGATCTCGTTACGTGAACCAACTTTGTAAAATATATCTACATTTATGACTTTTGAGCCTTTGTTTAAAGGTATGTGATAAATTTCAAGTTTATTAGCAAGTTTTAGTTTGTTAAATTTTATCAATTCTTGTCCTTACTTTCTAATGTCAACGCCGATAGCTTCACTAATGTTTGCGTAACCGTCTGCTTCTAAAAGTTTTAAAACCCCTTCGTTTATATCACGACAGATCATAGGACCTTTAAAGATAAAGCTTGTAAAAATTTGTATCAAACTGGCACCCATTTTAATACGATCATAAGCCTCTTGTGCATTATCTATACCACCACAAGCAATTAGCACAGTTTTGCCGTAAAGTTCGTCCGCTACTGCTTTAAAAATTTCTCTTGATTTTTGAGTGATGACCTTGCCGCTTAGTCCGCCAAAATTTTGAAGTTTGGGTGAATTTGATAGAGAGTAGTCTATACTTGTGTTTGAAACGATGATACCGTCAGCACCGTTGGCTACGGCACTTTGAGAGAGCTTTATCGCTTTTTCGTGGCTTAAGTCGGGTGAAATTTTTAAAATAATAGGCTTTTTGGTTAAAGGTTTTATTTTACTAAAAAGCTCTGTTATAAATTCGCTCTCTTGTAGATCGCGCAAATTTGGAGTGTTTGGAGATGAGATATTTACTACAAAAGCATCACAAATTTCACTAAAATCTTTTACTAATACTTCATAATCCTCTATCGCTTTTTCATTTGGAGTGATTTTATTTTTGCCGATATTTGCCCAAAGTGGCACTACGTTGGGATATAGTTTTTCTACTCGCTGCTTTATCTTTTGGCTACCGTCATTATTAAAGCCCATAGCGTTTTGTATACTCTCTTCTTCAACTAAACGAAAAAGACGTGGTTTTTGGTTGCCTGGTTGCGCTTTTGGTGTAAATGTGCCAAATTCAAGATAGCCAAAGCCAAGTGCTGTAAGTGCGGCAAACATGGTTGCGTTCTTGTCAAAACCACCACCAATGCCGATAGGGTTGTTGTAAATGCTTCCTAGTAAATTTTGTTGAAGTCTGGCGTCATTTATCACGCATTTGTTTGCTAAAAAGCTAAGTGAGCCCGGAAATACACAGTTTGCACCGATCATTGTGATTTCAGCGATCTTGTGTACGGTTTCAGGGTCAAATTTAAAAAATACAGACTTTAAAGTATCGTAGTTAAGACTCATTTTTTCCTCTTTAGGCATTTAAATTTGCTAATTTTATCAAAAAACGCCTTAAACTAATGCTTTGCCCTTAAGTTTTGCATAGACTTCACAGCTGTTTTCAAGCTCGCTATCTTTGCCTATGCCAACGATTTTACCTCCGCTTAAAACGGCTATTTTGTCGGCATTTTGCACAGTGCTTAAACGGTGAGCGATGATAAATATTATCTTATCTTTTCGTAAGTTGTTTATAGCACTTGTTATCTCTTTTTCACTTTCGTTATCAAGTGCGCTTGTAGCTTCGTCGAAGATTAAAATTTGAGGGTTTGCATAAAGCGCTCTAGCTATAGCAATACGTTGTCTTTGCCCGCCTGATAAATTTGTGCCAAATTCATTTAAAATACTATCTATGCCATCATCCATTGCAGATACAAATTCATATGCGTTTGCCATTTTTAACGCATTTATAACGGCATTTTTGTCAAAATCTCTACCGTATGCTAC
This is a stretch of genomic DNA from Campylobacter sp. RM6914. It encodes these proteins:
- the pgsA gene encoding CDP-diacylglycerol--glycerol-3-phosphate 3-phosphatidyltransferase, which codes for MSLNLPNALAIFRIALAPVMFYLLVNAPSQLPNIHISWINFFAGFVFVIASVTDFFDGYIARAWDQKTKLGAILDPLADKMLTLAAFIGLMMLGRANPWAIYLILIREFFITGFRVVIASEGLNVAASMAGKVKTVFQMIAIGWLTMQWWGAEILLWVAVALTMYSGYEYIAVYVRAQKH
- a CDS encoding enoyl-ACP reductase; translated protein: MTNEFQGKTLVVSGGTRGIGRAIVIEFAKAGCNIAFTFNSNEELANEQAKELEKEYGIKARAYPLNILEPEKYKDLFLKIDEDFDRVDFFISNAIISGRAVAGGYTKFMKLKPRGINNIFTATVNAFVVGTQEAAKRMEKVGGGAIISLSSTGNLVYIENYSGHGTAKAAVEAMARYAATELGEKNIRVNVVSGGPIETDALRAFTNYEEVRDFTAKLSPLNRMGQPDDLAGACKFLCSSKASWVTGHTFIIDGGTTFK
- the dapA gene encoding 4-hydroxy-tetrahydrodipicolinate synthase, giving the protein MSEILQGGMTALITPFRNGKLDEETYEKLIKRQIKNGIDVVVPVGTTGESATLTHDEHRVCIEIAVNACKGTNVKVLAGAGSNATHEAIDIAQFAQSHGADGILSVAPYYNKPTQEGLYLHYKALAQSVEIPVILYNVPGRTGSDILPKTAIRIFRDCKNVIGIKEATGSIDRCVDILAHEPNILVISGEDAINYPILSNGGKGVISVTANLLPNEIADLTHFALQEKFKEAKAINDNLYDINKVLFCESNPIPIKAAMFIAGLTPTLEYRLPLCNPSNDNLKLIEQTMKKYNIKGF
- a CDS encoding M16 family metallopeptidase encodes the protein MIKFNKLKLANKLEIYHIPLNKGSKVINVDIFYKVGSRNEIMGKSGIAHMLEHLNFKSTKNLKTGEFDEIVKGFGGSNNASTGFDYTHYFIKCSNSNLEKSLELFAELMSNLSLKDKEFQPERDVVHEERRWRTDNNPIGYLYFRLFNNAFIYHPYHWTPIGFIKDIQNWNIKDIKEFHETYYQPQNAILLIVGDIGKKEAFRLAKEKFEHIKNKNKIPKLHCVEPEQDGAKRAIVYKDTQTQMLAIAYKIPPFNHDDQIGLNALSEYLSNGKSSILQRVLVDELQLVNQIYAYNLDSIDENLFIFLAICNPDVRAEDVEIKIKELINDLKENLVSDDDVLRVKNLIKSDFVYSFDSSARVANLYGSYLARGDISPLYKFEENIENIDANMLKQTAQKYFVDKKSTTIILKKEEQ
- a CDS encoding quinone-dependent dihydroorotate dehydrogenase codes for the protein MSLNYDTLKSVFFKFDPETVHKIAEITMIGANCVFPGSLSFLANKCVINDARLQQNLLGSIYNNPIGIGGGFDKNATMFAALTALGFGYLEFGTFTPKAQPGNQKPRLFRLVEEESIQNAMGFNNDGSQKIKQRVEKLYPNVVPLWANIGKNKITPNEKAIEDYEVLVKDFSEICDAFVVNISSPNTPNLRDLQESEFITELFSKIKPLTKKPIILKISPDLSHEKAIKLSQSAVANGADGIIVSNTSIDYSLSNSPKLQNFGGLSGKVITQKSREIFKAVADELYGKTVLIACGGIDNAQEAYDRIKMGASLIQIFTSFIFKGPMICRDINEGVLKLLEADGYANISEAIGVDIRK